One Desulfobulbus oligotrophicus DNA segment encodes these proteins:
- the era gene encoding GTPase Era, with the protein MISEKNSLSASSAPYRSGVVTILGAPNVGKSTLLNQLLQQKIAIVTPKAQTTRNRIMGIVTGPDFQILLLDTPGLHAAKEEINRRMVKIALASLADADAVLFLVDCSVWNHDKRISKAEEYAGYLKKITKPVVLALNKQDLIPQQQLLPIMDWCRTLHPFASVVPVSALSGQGVDVLLAELVTLLPEGPQYYPEDLPTDATERFIAAEIIREKIFLLIRKEVPYSTAVVIDSFEEGDPAVIRATIMVERDSQKGILVGQKGKMLATIRQSAAADIAQVLDRRVRLHLWIKVSKDWTENTAILRDLGLV; encoded by the coding sequence ATGATCTCTGAAAAAAACAGTCTCAGCGCCTCTTCCGCACCTTATCGATCCGGAGTTGTCACCATACTGGGTGCACCCAACGTCGGCAAATCAACTCTGCTCAATCAGCTGCTCCAGCAGAAAATAGCCATTGTCACACCCAAGGCTCAGACAACCCGCAATCGGATTATGGGGATAGTGACCGGTCCTGATTTTCAGATTCTCCTGTTAGATACACCGGGTTTGCACGCTGCAAAGGAGGAGATCAACCGGCGTATGGTTAAGATTGCCCTGGCCAGTCTGGCAGACGCTGATGCTGTTCTCTTTCTTGTTGATTGCAGCGTTTGGAATCATGATAAACGGATAAGCAAAGCCGAGGAGTATGCAGGGTATTTAAAAAAGATAACCAAACCAGTGGTGCTTGCCCTGAATAAACAGGATCTGATACCACAGCAGCAGTTGCTGCCCATTATGGACTGGTGTCGGACCCTGCATCCATTTGCATCTGTTGTCCCTGTTTCCGCTCTTTCAGGTCAGGGTGTTGATGTATTGCTGGCCGAACTGGTTACCTTACTGCCGGAAGGGCCGCAGTACTACCCTGAGGATCTGCCGACAGATGCGACTGAGCGGTTTATTGCAGCAGAGATTATCCGCGAGAAAATCTTTCTGTTGATCCGCAAAGAGGTTCCCTATTCAACGGCGGTGGTCATCGATTCTTTTGAAGAAGGTGATCCTGCGGTTATTCGGGCGACGATTATGGTGGAACGAGATTCTCAAAAAGGTATTTTAGTGGGGCAAAAAGGCAAGATGCTGGCGACAATTCGTCAGAGTGCCGCCGCAGATATTGCCCAGGTACTTGACCGCAGGGTCCGTTTACATCTCTGGATTAAAGTGAGCAAGGACTGGACGGAAAATACAGCCATCCTTCGCGATCTTGGCTTGGTCTGA
- a CDS encoding ribonuclease catalytic domain-containing protein, whose protein sequence is MILPGSLIEFIDGGRFICGLVFGAANKKVRLISQNGRELHLPESRIVNVSQQVYSQTDPKEAIIALLREHCAKRTTLAEAIDIEPLWEIVCEEAEKEFTPDFLAELHFGSTVDDDQRAAFLRAVFTDTLFFKYKNGQLIAHTPEQVEQLRQQRLREQEKKQLFEQAAIGMQGIMRDEPIPPATWPDRDRCLQWVSEAVLFGNEATEHVFVSQALKKAGLTSPHAGFELLVKAGIWDRDENLALLRSDQPIDFPEPCLDVTENLCEPTAEELLSDSKRKDLRSLNTFTIDGAATRDFDDAIHIRKKEDGLIEVGIHITDASYHIPIKSPLFAEARERATSIYFPEGHIPMLPQRLSFDLGSLARGKIRPTISFLVTFSTDGMQVHSSITPAVIEVKRQLSYREADAAIHQEPGLALLHRISQQLRQQRVERGALLLSLPDVNIDIRDRDHIHVHLAAVDTPARNLVSELMILANSLTASYLAAREAPGLFRSQPPPRKRIISGVQNSLADIVQQRRYIARGELTAHPKPHSGLGLNCYTTITSPIRRFLDLAMQHQLSHMLHGQGILFSTEECKTFTGIIQQKLGRANALRQQRHRYWILRYLAPKEGQLVNALVGGVGPKRVNLLLCDCLFDVDLPLNPAFPVTQGDIIRLRLARVRPLDNVLRVDW, encoded by the coding sequence ATGATTTTACCTGGTAGCCTTATCGAGTTCATAGATGGCGGCAGATTTATCTGCGGACTTGTTTTTGGTGCTGCCAATAAAAAGGTACGGCTCATCAGCCAGAACGGGCGAGAACTCCATCTTCCGGAAAGCCGCATCGTCAATGTTTCGCAGCAGGTGTACTCCCAGACCGATCCGAAGGAGGCAATTATCGCCCTGCTGAGGGAGCACTGTGCCAAACGTACAACTCTGGCAGAGGCTATCGATATAGAGCCCCTGTGGGAAATCGTGTGTGAAGAGGCCGAAAAAGAATTTACTCCGGATTTCCTGGCGGAGCTGCACTTCGGCAGCACGGTTGACGATGATCAGCGTGCCGCCTTTCTACGCGCTGTCTTTACAGATACCCTCTTCTTTAAATATAAAAATGGTCAACTCATAGCGCATACACCGGAGCAGGTGGAGCAGTTGCGACAGCAGCGCCTTCGAGAACAGGAAAAGAAACAGTTGTTCGAGCAGGCTGCCATCGGCATGCAGGGCATTATGCGTGATGAGCCGATCCCTCCCGCCACCTGGCCGGATCGTGATCGCTGTTTACAGTGGGTCAGTGAAGCAGTTCTCTTTGGCAATGAGGCAACAGAACATGTTTTTGTCAGCCAGGCACTGAAAAAGGCCGGCTTAACCTCACCACATGCCGGTTTCGAACTCCTGGTCAAAGCCGGCATCTGGGACCGTGACGAAAACCTTGCGCTCCTGCGTTCGGACCAGCCGATCGACTTTCCGGAACCATGCCTGGATGTGACGGAAAATCTCTGCGAACCCACAGCTGAAGAGCTTCTCAGTGACTCTAAGCGCAAAGACCTTCGATCTTTAAACACCTTCACCATTGATGGCGCAGCAACACGCGATTTTGATGACGCCATCCATATACGAAAAAAGGAAGATGGATTGATCGAAGTCGGCATCCATATCACTGATGCCAGCTACCACATCCCGATCAAAAGCCCTTTATTTGCCGAAGCCAGGGAACGGGCAACCTCCATCTACTTCCCGGAAGGCCATATCCCCATGCTGCCGCAGAGGTTATCCTTTGATCTGGGGAGTCTTGCCCGGGGGAAGATCCGCCCCACGATCAGTTTTCTGGTCACCTTCTCAACAGACGGCATGCAGGTCCATTCATCCATCACCCCCGCCGTTATTGAGGTTAAACGACAGTTAAGCTACCGGGAAGCGGATGCCGCCATCCATCAGGAGCCAGGTCTGGCACTACTGCACCGTATCAGTCAGCAACTCCGTCAGCAGCGCGTTGAGCGGGGGGCACTGTTACTCTCACTTCCAGATGTCAACATCGACATTCGCGATCGAGACCACATCCACGTACACCTGGCCGCAGTGGACACGCCGGCCCGTAACCTTGTTTCCGAACTGATGATCCTGGCCAACAGTCTGACCGCCTCTTATCTGGCGGCACGCGAAGCCCCTGGACTGTTCCGCTCACAACCTCCGCCAAGAAAGCGTATTATTTCCGGTGTTCAAAACAGCCTTGCCGATATTGTTCAGCAACGCCGTTATATCGCCCGGGGCGAACTCACTGCCCACCCCAAGCCACACAGCGGTCTGGGGCTTAACTGCTACACGACCATTACCTCACCGATCCGCCGATTCCTCGACCTGGCCATGCAGCACCAGCTCAGCCATATGCTGCACGGTCAGGGCATTCTTTTCTCAACAGAAGAGTGTAAAACATTCACAGGTATCATCCAGCAAAAACTTGGTCGTGCCAATGCCCTGCGGCAACAGCGGCATCGATATTGGATTCTTCGCTACCTGGCACCCAAAGAAGGACAGCTGGTCAATGCTCTGGTAGGAGGAGTCGGCCCGAAACGTGTCAACCTGCTCCTGTGCGACTGTCTCTTTGATGTTGATTTACCACTGAACCCCGCCTTTCCTGTTACCCAGGGTGATATTATTCGTCTCAGGCTTGCCCGAGTCCGCCCGTTGGATAATGTACTGCGGGTCGATTGGTGA